The Dehalococcoides mccartyi CG5 genome contains the following window.
ATTGCCCGTTTCCGCCGCCGTTACGGGTATCCCCCCAGCATTCGGGATATCGTAAGCGGCTGTAATATCAGCTCTACCTCTGTTGTAGATTACAACCTCAAAATCCTGCAAAAAATGGGGCTTATCCGCCGCCAGGCCGAAATATCCCGCGGGATAGAGCTGGTGGGCACGGAAGAAACCAACGAAGGCCGCATAAGCATACCTGTCATCGGTCAGATTGCCGCCGGCACTCCCATACCCGTCCCCGAATCAGACAGCTTTGCCGTGGTAACTTCTGACGAAAGTATAGAGGTTACCGAAGACCTTACCCGAGGGCGGGAAAATATTTATGCTTTGCGGGTTAAGGGCGTCTCCATGATAGAAGACCTGATCAATGACGGCGATCTGGTAATAATGCAGCATACCCAAACGGTGGACAACGGTGAAACGGCCGCTGTCTGGCTGAAAGACCAGAAAGAAGTCACCCTGAAAAGGGTCTACATGGAACCGGGCAGGGTACGCCTGCAGCCGGCCAACCGCACTATGCCGCCCATTTATACCAAACCGGATAATGTTGAAATACAGGGGCGGGTTATAGCTGTAATCCGCCAGCTGGATTAGGATAGCTTAAGTTGAACGGGCAAACACCTTCTGAAACCCTGCATTGGTTTATACAGGCTGGAAAACTGCTTTTCGGGCGGGGACTGGTTTCCTCACACTCCGGCAACCTCAGCCAACGATGGAAAGACAAGCTTTACATAACCCGAACCGGCAGTTCACTGCCTCTTTTTAGCGAAACAGACCTGATACTGACCGGTCTTGACCATAATGACCAGTTTACCCCGCTTGCCTCAAGCGAACTGCCCGTTCACAGGGCTATTTACCGCCGCACATCCGCCAAAGCCATAGTTCATGCTCACCCGCCTTATGCAGCCGCTCTCTCCCTGCTTGAGGGGGAAATAATACCGGACTGCGGTGAGGGGCTTTACTGCCTGGGAGCTATACCGGTTATCGGTTTCGGAGAGCGGGTTCAGCCCGGCAGTCTGGCAGAAGAAGTGGCTACAGCACTGGAAACACACCGGGTTATAGTGGTAGCCGGTCATGGCAGCTTTGCAACAGGGGAAAACATAGAAGAAGCCCTGAAATACACTTTTGCTTTGGAAGAAATGTGCCAGGTAACCTATCTGGCTCGTATCCTCAAGAAAGCTGACTAAACTCCCAGATTAACCCCGTCAAAGTTGCGTTGCCCGCGGACAAAATCTGCCGCACTGCAACCGGCCTTACCTTCCAGCTGAAGACGGATTATCTCCAGCTCTCCCGAAGCTGAGCCAACCATTACTCGGGATTGCTCATAAACCCTGACTTCAGAAGGCTTCAACCCAAGCCCCAGATTTCGGGGCTTTGCTTCCAGTATTTTCAGAGTTTTTTGATTGAAGGTGGTAAAAACCCCCGGCCAAGGGAAAAAAGCTCTTACACGGCGTTCAATTTCAACAGCCGAAGTCTGCCAGTTTATCAGTCCCATCTCTTTGGTGACCATACCAAAATAGCTGGCCTGAGTGTTATCCTGCACCTTCGGTTCCGGCAGAGAGGGGATTTGACTTAATAACTCCAAAAGCATACACCCGCCGATAAAGGCCAGTTTGTCTGCCAGAATGGGGGTGGTATCTTCAGGGCGGATGGCTAC
Protein-coding sequences here:
- the lexA gene encoding transcriptional repressor LexA, with the protein product MIAKLTTRQRAMIDFIARFRRRYGYPPSIRDIVSGCNISSTSVVDYNLKILQKMGLIRRQAEISRGIELVGTEETNEGRISIPVIGQIAAGTPIPVPESDSFAVVTSDESIEVTEDLTRGRENIYALRVKGVSMIEDLINDGDLVIMQHTQTVDNGETAAVWLKDQKEVTLKRVYMEPGRVRLQPANRTMPPIYTKPDNVEIQGRVIAVIRQLD
- a CDS encoding aldolase, whose product is MNGQTPSETLHWFIQAGKLLFGRGLVSSHSGNLSQRWKDKLYITRTGSSLPLFSETDLILTGLDHNDQFTPLASSELPVHRAIYRRTSAKAIVHAHPPYAAALSLLEGEIIPDCGEGLYCLGAIPVIGFGERVQPGSLAEEVATALETHRVIVVAGHGSFATGENIEEALKYTFALEEMCQVTYLARILKKAD
- the fmt gene encoding methionyl-tRNA formyltransferase, whose product is MVVMNELKIVFMGSPEFALTPLKMLLAEGYDICGVYTQPDRPAGRGRELCPPPVKTLALEHGLAVYQPQSLKKPEEQAFLKELKPDVIVVAAYGLILPQAVLDIPVYGVLNIHPSLLPRYRGATPVAATLLGGDEWAGVSLMKLEAGLDTGPVYSRSMVAIRPEDTTPILADKLAFIGGCMLLELLSQIPSLPEPKVQDNTQASYFGMVTKEMGLINWQTSAVEIERRVRAFFPWPGVFTTFNQKTLKILEAKPRNLGLGLKPSEVRVYEQSRVMVGSASGELEIIRLQLEGKAGCSAADFVRGQRNFDGVNLGV